A portion of the Calothrix sp. 336/3 genome contains these proteins:
- the cdaA gene encoding diadenylate cyclase CdaA — MGDWWKQWLINLGRSQSLLLETLDIILVLALTYMILVVISERRTLWMVRGFIILMLASALSGRLQLQLLNFVLEKLVIGCAVAMAVALQSEFRRFLEQLGRGEFRLLFQPSNLVIPKSDNVIDEIVDAVKELSKNRIGALLIIETTGPIDERDFSVPGVKLNAEVSKELIQTIFQPKTLLHDGATLVRGSRIVSSGIILPLSGRTASRQLGTRHRAAMGITERVENCICVVVSEETGSISLAERGTLNRPLTVTKLKESLDARLSPTVDREAVAPGLFSLGRQIRGKALFMVSRLLGLPSTASRDKK, encoded by the coding sequence ATGGGAGATTGGTGGAAGCAATGGCTGATAAACCTAGGAAGGTCACAGTCTTTACTGCTTGAGACTCTGGATATTATTTTAGTACTGGCGCTAACTTACATGATTTTGGTTGTAATTAGCGAGCGTCGGACATTATGGATGGTGCGGGGATTTATTATTTTGATGCTGGCTTCTGCCCTTAGTGGTAGATTGCAGTTGCAGTTACTCAACTTTGTGTTAGAAAAGTTGGTGATTGGTTGTGCGGTAGCAATGGCAGTAGCTCTCCAGTCTGAATTTCGTCGCTTTTTAGAACAATTAGGGCGAGGAGAATTTCGGCTATTGTTTCAACCATCCAATTTGGTAATCCCCAAATCTGATAACGTGATTGATGAAATTGTTGATGCGGTCAAAGAACTTTCTAAAAATCGCATTGGTGCCTTATTGATTATTGAAACTACTGGTCCAATTGACGAGCGAGATTTTTCTGTACCTGGAGTCAAGTTAAATGCTGAAGTTTCTAAGGAGCTAATTCAGACGATTTTTCAGCCTAAAACTTTGCTACATGACGGAGCAACCTTAGTACGTGGCTCACGGATTGTGTCATCGGGTATAATTTTACCGCTATCGGGACGCACAGCCTCACGCCAGTTGGGTACACGCCACCGGGCGGCGATGGGAATTACTGAGCGGGTCGAAAATTGTATTTGTGTCGTTGTATCAGAAGAAACAGGTTCTATTTCTCTAGCAGAAAGGGGAACCCTAAATAGACCATTGACTGTCACGAAGCTGAAGGAATCTCTGGATGCTCGTTTATCCCCCACTGTGGATCGGGAAGCTGTGGCTCCTGGTTTGTTTAGTTTGGGGCGGCAGATTCGTGGTAAGGCACTTTTTATGGTTTCACGTTTACTCGGATTACCATCGACCGCTTCGCGAGATAAAAAATGA
- a CDS encoding isoprenyl transferase, whose translation MTAQQTTQLQDLPADLQKEFLPKHVAVIMDGNGRWAKRQGLPRIMGHKRGVDALKDLLRCCKDWGIEALTAYAFSTENWGRPQEEVDFLMTLFQRVLRQELREMVKENVQIKFVGNLQALPGALQAEISRSVEETQNNRGIRFTVATNYGGRQEILQACRAIAEKVQQGLLQPDEIDEGVFERHLYTSGTCDPDLLIRTSGEMRLSNFLLWQMAYSEIYITDTLWPDFNRQEFMRALSAYQCRDRRFGKV comes from the coding sequence ATGACAGCACAACAAACAACTCAACTGCAAGATTTGCCTGCTGATTTACAAAAAGAATTTTTGCCCAAACACGTTGCGGTAATTATGGATGGCAATGGTCGATGGGCAAAACGTCAGGGTTTACCTCGAATTATGGGTCATAAGCGTGGGGTAGATGCTTTAAAAGATTTACTGCGTTGTTGTAAAGATTGGGGAATTGAGGCATTAACTGCCTATGCGTTTTCCACAGAGAATTGGGGTAGACCTCAAGAAGAGGTAGATTTTTTGATGACGCTGTTTCAGCGAGTCCTGCGCCAGGAATTGCGAGAAATGGTCAAGGAAAATGTGCAAATCAAGTTTGTCGGCAATTTGCAGGCATTACCAGGAGCGTTACAGGCAGAAATTTCTCGTTCCGTGGAAGAAACTCAAAATAATCGGGGAATTCGCTTTACCGTAGCCACGAATTATGGTGGTAGACAGGAAATTCTCCAAGCTTGTCGGGCGATCGCCGAAAAAGTTCAGCAGGGTTTACTCCAACCAGATGAAATTGATGAGGGTGTGTTTGAACGACATCTTTATACTTCTGGCACTTGTGATCCAGATTTACTAATTCGCACAAGTGGGGAAATGCGTTTAAGTAATTTCCTACTTTGGCAAATGGCTTATTCTGAAATCTATATTACTGATACCCTTTGGCCCGATTTTAACCGCCAGGAGTTCATGCGCGCCTTATCTGCTTATCAGTGTCGCGATAGAAGATTTGGCAAGGTTTAA
- a CDS encoding DUF3143 domain-containing protein: protein MSLPSPETPLYNHPLPEIEQWLKNQGCQQDEQQLHCWKVKRPTWEAELCLDIEQVVVKYLQAAANGEDIQRAFKYSLSRRDIEQAVFSGP, encoded by the coding sequence ATGTCCCTACCTTCCCCCGAAACACCCCTATACAACCATCCTTTGCCAGAAATTGAGCAATGGTTAAAAAATCAAGGTTGTCAACAAGACGAACAACAATTACATTGCTGGAAAGTCAAACGTCCCACATGGGAAGCAGAACTCTGCTTAGATATTGAGCAAGTAGTTGTCAAATATCTTCAAGCAGCAGCTAACGGAGAAGATATTCAACGGGCTTTTAAATATTCTCTGAGCCGTAGAGATATTGAACAAGCAGTATTTTCTGGACCATAA
- a CDS encoding J domain-containing protein — MNQNGAKAQSSESTYYTLLGLHPSASVIDIRRAYRDLSKLYHPDTTELPGAIAKRKFQEINEAYATLSSPDRRLNYDLKIGYSRFGVIQAPPDLHQPVYTYDMSKSAYLDASDRPLSPGEIFALFIMAITIIGCLVLAIAIAVLRGDSWQPQTVSFYLEKLSYFLVGNG, encoded by the coding sequence GTGAACCAGAACGGGGCAAAAGCGCAAAGCAGCGAATCTACATACTATACTCTGCTCGGACTGCATCCCTCAGCATCAGTAATCGATATTCGCCGTGCCTATCGGGATTTGAGTAAACTTTACCATCCTGACACCACAGAATTGCCAGGGGCGATCGCCAAGCGGAAATTTCAAGAAATCAACGAAGCTTACGCAACTCTCAGTAGCCCGGATAGAAGATTAAATTATGATTTAAAAATCGGTTATTCTCGCTTTGGTGTGATTCAAGCTCCACCAGACTTGCATCAACCCGTTTACACCTACGATATGTCAAAATCAGCTTATCTCGATGCCAGCGATCGCCCCCTATCACCAGGAGAAATTTTTGCCCTATTTATCATGGCAATCACAATTATTGGTTGCTTAGTACTGGCGATCGCGATCGCAGTTCTGCGAGGAGACTCCTGGCAACCCCAAACCGTATCATTTTACCTAGAAAAACTTTCATATTTTTTAGTGGGTAACGGGTAA
- a CDS encoding DnaJ C-terminal domain-containing protein, with protein sequence MQNVRNFRDYYEILGVSKDATNEEIKKVFRKLARQYHPDVNPGNKEAEDKFKDIGEAYEILSDTAKREQYDQFSRFWQQKGFNNRKQAQRTPANKENNRNPQDIDPSQYNDFQSFINQVIGVKNGTTPTENKDPFRSPKSRVAYTVDPRKLRRDIEARLTLPLEKAYQGGVERIRLEDGRSLEVNMPSGMVTGQTIRLRDQGINGGDLYLKITVEPHPIFKVDGIDIYCQIPITPSEAVLGGQVEAPTLDGLVKMNIPPGVRSGQKLRLTGKGYPNEKGKRGDQLVEIQIVTPKNISGQERELYEKLKQIETFKPRADLFP encoded by the coding sequence ATGCAAAATGTGCGTAATTTTCGTGATTATTACGAAATTTTAGGAGTATCAAAGGACGCGACTAACGAAGAAATCAAAAAAGTATTTCGGAAGTTAGCAAGACAATACCATCCGGATGTCAATCCCGGTAACAAAGAAGCAGAAGATAAATTTAAAGATATCGGCGAAGCCTACGAAATCCTTTCAGATACCGCCAAGCGTGAGCAATACGACCAGTTTAGTCGATTTTGGCAACAAAAAGGCTTTAACAATCGCAAACAAGCCCAGCGAACCCCTGCCAATAAAGAAAATAATCGTAATCCCCAAGATATCGATCCCAGTCAATATAACGACTTTCAAAGCTTTATCAATCAAGTCATTGGAGTCAAAAACGGTACAACCCCTACAGAAAACAAAGACCCTTTTCGCTCCCCCAAAAGTCGCGTAGCTTATACCGTCGATCCTCGCAAACTCCGTCGAGACATTGAAGCTAGACTCACCCTACCCTTAGAAAAAGCTTATCAAGGGGGTGTAGAACGGATTCGTCTCGAAGATGGACGTAGTTTAGAAGTAAATATGCCCTCTGGGATGGTCACAGGGCAAACAATTCGTCTGCGTGACCAAGGAATTAATGGTGGAGATTTATACTTAAAAATTACCGTAGAGCCCCATCCGATTTTCAAAGTCGATGGCATTGATATTTACTGTCAAATACCCATTACCCCTAGTGAAGCAGTACTTGGAGGACAAGTAGAAGCCCCTACCCTCGATGGTTTAGTGAAAATGAATATTCCCCCCGGTGTGCGTTCTGGTCAAAAATTACGCCTCACAGGTAAGGGTTATCCCAATGAAAAGGGCAAGCGAGGCGACCAATTAGTAGAAATTCAGATAGTGACTCCGAAAAATATCAGTGGGCAAGAACGGGAACTATACGAAAAATTAAAACAAATAGAGACCTTTAAACCCCGCGCAGATTTATTCCCCTAA
- the dnaK gene encoding molecular chaperone DnaK produces MGKVVGIDLGTTNSVVAVMEGGKPVVIANAEGTRTTPSVVGFSKDGERVVGQMARRQTVLNPQNTFFAVKRFMGRRYGELSSESKRVPYTIRKDEMGNIKIACPRMSKDFAPEELSAMILKKLTEDASKYLGEPVTGAVITVPAYFNDSQRQATRDAGRIAGLEVLRILNEPTAASLAYGLDRGETETILVFDLGGGTFDVSILEVGDGVFEVKSTSGDTQLGGNDFDRKIVDWLAEQFLETDEVDLRRDRQALQRLMEAAEKAKIELSAVSVTDINLPFITATEDGPKHLETRLTRSQFEGLCDDLLGRVRLPVKRALKDAGLSPSDIDEVVLVGGSTRMPMVQQLVRAMIGRDPNQNVNPDEVVAVGAAIQAGILAGDFKDVLLLDVTPLSLGLETIGGVMKKLIPRNTTIPVRRSDIFSTSENNQNTVEISVVQGEREMAADNKSLGRFKLYGIPPAPRGVPQIQVSFDIDANGILQVTALDRTTGREQSITIQGASTLSESEIKRAIQDAEKFANQDRERKERVEKRTRSEALILQGERQLREVAIEFGMQFARNRRQRIDNMSRELREALQANDDRGIDQSYADLQDALSELSREVREYYAEEEDDDLFGAIRDIFTGGDKDDDKYRDRGDYGSRDYGSRDYGSRDYNKDYNRDAGSRDYGSRDYGSRDSSNRDYGSRDYGSRDSSNRDYGSRDYGSRDSSNRDYDDYDYNRNTKDAPKEPPYGDRNNDSRDYGSKDYGRGNRTPGGLEGNRNSSRKPRPSYQDNWDDEDDWL; encoded by the coding sequence ATGGGCAAGGTAGTAGGCATCGACTTAGGGACAACAAACTCTGTAGTCGCCGTCATGGAGGGTGGCAAGCCGGTGGTTATTGCCAATGCGGAAGGTACGCGAACAACTCCCTCTGTAGTCGGTTTTAGCAAGGATGGAGAGCGCGTTGTAGGGCAGATGGCACGGCGACAAACAGTCCTCAACCCTCAAAACACATTTTTTGCCGTCAAGCGGTTTATGGGGCGGCGCTACGGGGAATTATCATCAGAATCAAAGCGAGTTCCCTATACTATTCGCAAGGATGAAATGGGTAATATTAAAATTGCCTGTCCTCGAATGAGTAAGGACTTTGCCCCGGAAGAACTTTCCGCGATGATTCTCAAAAAACTGACAGAAGATGCCAGTAAATATTTAGGTGAACCCGTCACCGGAGCAGTAATTACCGTACCTGCATATTTTAACGATTCCCAGCGCCAAGCCACTAGAGATGCAGGCAGAATCGCTGGATTAGAAGTATTACGAATTCTCAATGAACCTACCGCAGCATCCCTTGCCTATGGTTTAGATCGGGGAGAAACGGAAACTATCCTGGTGTTTGACTTGGGAGGGGGAACCTTTGACGTGTCCATCCTGGAAGTAGGGGATGGAGTCTTTGAGGTGAAATCCACCAGTGGAGATACCCAACTCGGCGGTAATGATTTTGACCGAAAAATAGTTGATTGGTTAGCAGAGCAGTTTTTAGAGACAGATGAAGTCGATTTGCGGCGCGATCGCCAAGCTTTACAAAGACTCATGGAAGCCGCAGAAAAGGCAAAAATCGAACTTTCTGCCGTTAGTGTGACTGACATTAATTTACCATTCATCACTGCCACAGAAGACGGTCCCAAGCACCTAGAAACTCGCCTCACCCGCTCCCAATTTGAGGGTTTATGTGACGATTTACTCGGTAGAGTTCGCTTACCAGTCAAACGCGCTCTCAAAGACGCTGGACTTTCTCCCAGTGACATCGACGAAGTAGTGTTAGTGGGTGGCTCCACCCGTATGCCCATGGTACAGCAATTAGTACGGGCAATGATTGGTCGTGACCCCAACCAAAACGTCAACCCCGATGAAGTTGTCGCAGTAGGTGCAGCAATTCAAGCAGGGATTCTCGCAGGAGATTTTAAAGATGTTCTCCTGTTAGATGTGACTCCCCTTTCCCTAGGATTAGAAACCATTGGGGGAGTGATGAAAAAACTTATCCCCCGCAACACCACCATCCCCGTACGTCGCTCCGATATTTTCTCTACCTCTGAAAATAATCAGAACACTGTGGAAATTAGTGTTGTGCAAGGGGAACGGGAAATGGCTGCTGACAACAAGTCCCTAGGACGATTTAAGCTCTATGGCATCCCCCCCGCACCCCGTGGTGTTCCTCAAATTCAGGTATCCTTTGATATCGATGCCAACGGTATATTACAGGTGACAGCCCTGGATAGAACCACCGGCAGAGAACAAAGTATAACTATCCAAGGCGCTTCTACCCTAAGCGAATCGGAAATTAAACGGGCAATTCAAGACGCGGAAAAATTTGCCAATCAAGACAGGGAACGCAAAGAGCGGGTAGAAAAACGCACACGCTCCGAAGCTTTGATTCTCCAAGGAGAAAGACAACTACGGGAAGTGGCGATCGAATTCGGAATGCAATTTGCCCGTAACCGTCGTCAGCGCATTGATAATATGAGTCGGGAGTTACGAGAAGCTTTACAAGCTAATGACGATCGCGGTATTGATCAATCCTATGCCGACCTGCAAGACGCTTTATCAGAACTGAGTCGAGAAGTCCGCGAGTACTACGCAGAAGAAGAAGACGACGATTTGTTTGGCGCTATCCGCGATATATTTACAGGTGGCGACAAGGATGACGACAAGTACCGCGATCGCGGTGATTATGGCAGCCGCGATTATGGTAGCCGGGACTATGGTAGCCGTGACTATAACAAAGACTACAACCGCGATGCTGGTAGCCGCGATTATGGTAGCCGAGATTATGGTAGTCGTGATTCTAGCAACCGCGATTATGGTAGCCGGGATTATGGTAGCCGTGACTCTAGCAACCGCGATTATGGTAGCCGAGATTATGGCAGTCGTGACTCTAGCAACCGCGATTACGACGACTACGACTATAACCGCAATACTAAGGATGCACCCAAGGAACCACCCTACGGCGATCGCAACAATGACAGCCGTGATTATGGTAGTAAAGATTATGGTCGAGGAAATCGCACTCCAGGAGGATTAGAAGGTAATCGTAACTCTTCGCGGAAACCCCGTCCCAGCTATCAAGACAACTGGGATGATGAAGATGATTGGTTATAA
- a CDS encoding bestrophin family protein: MNWLRIAFKLRGSVILSIYPQVIICGLFGVCISVLYYLKLPVAQPLFSTVIPSIVLGLLLVFRTNTAYDRFWEGRKAWGNIVNTIRNLARQIWVSIPDNTPEDKVHKTEALKLLIAFAVSTKLHLRGEAINEEIAELIPSSKYLTLQNMNNPPLEVAFWISDYLQNQHSHKSINSHQLSSMQELVNILVDSLGGCERILKTPMPLAYSIHLKQLLLIYCLLLPFQLVDGLGWLTGIFVALISFTLFGIEAIGIEIENPFGYDANDLPLDAICTTMKRNIQDLMSLTPTGR; this comes from the coding sequence ATGAATTGGTTAAGGATAGCATTTAAACTTCGCGGTTCAGTCATACTTTCCATTTACCCCCAAGTCATAATTTGTGGCTTATTTGGCGTTTGTATTTCCGTCCTTTATTATTTAAAACTACCTGTAGCTCAACCACTCTTTAGCACCGTGATTCCCAGTATTGTCCTGGGTTTATTACTCGTCTTTCGTACTAATACAGCCTATGATAGGTTCTGGGAGGGTAGAAAAGCTTGGGGAAATATAGTCAATACAATTCGCAACCTGGCAAGACAAATATGGGTATCAATTCCAGACAATACCCCAGAAGATAAAGTGCATAAAACAGAAGCACTAAAGTTATTAATTGCTTTTGCCGTATCCACAAAACTCCACTTAAGGGGAGAAGCCATCAATGAAGAAATTGCAGAATTAATCCCATCTTCCAAGTACCTCACACTGCAAAATATGAACAACCCACCCTTAGAAGTGGCATTTTGGATTAGTGATTACTTGCAAAATCAACATAGCCATAAATCTATTAATAGCCATCAGCTATCATCCATGCAAGAATTAGTCAATATATTAGTAGATAGCTTAGGTGGTTGTGAGCGGATTCTCAAAACTCCCATGCCCTTAGCCTATTCCATTCATCTCAAACAATTATTATTAATTTACTGCTTATTATTACCCTTTCAATTAGTTGATGGCTTAGGCTGGTTAACTGGTATATTTGTCGCCTTAATTAGCTTTACTTTATTTGGTATCGAAGCCATTGGCATAGAAATTGAAAACCCCTTTGGTTATGATGCCAATGATTTGCCCCTAGATGCCATTTGTACAACCATGAAACGGAATATTCAAGATTTGATGAGTCTTACCCCCACAGGGCGATAA
- a CDS encoding hydantoinase B/oxoprolinase family protein produces the protein MKWEFWIDRGGTFTDIVAKRPDGKLVIHKLLSENPEQYADAPIQGIRDILGISGDVAIPTEEIAAIKMGTTVATNALLERNGDRATLRRSGDRTLLVITQGFRDALRIGYQNRPDIFAQEIILPEMLYERVVEVEERYSAEGEELVPLNFDAVRPQLQAAYDDGMRSCAIVFMHGYRYPEHELQVAAIAKQTGFSQVSVSHEVSPLMKLVSRGDTTVVDAYLSPILRRYVQQVQSQLQGDGALPKLMFMQSNGGLVDADSFQGKDSVLSGPAGGIVGAVQTSLEAGFQKIITFDMGGTSTDVAHYNGNYERTLETEVAGVRLRTPMMAIHTVAAGGGSILHFDGCRYRVGPDSAGANPGAAAYGRGGALTVTDCNVMVGKLQPQFFPQVFGVNADLPLDAEIVRQKFGELAAEIGDGRSPVEVATGFLAIAVDKMANAIKKVSLERGYDVSEYTLCCFGGAGGQHACLIADALGMEQVLIHPFAGVLSAYGMGLADVRVLRERAVEGLLDGELWRELQGILGELEREAREELISQDIEDGGDIKIIRQVLLKYQGTDTALLVNFADLEVMMAEFADTHHQRYGFTLPEKGLIVESVTVEAVYGIRSRERKVFSRTRNTQPVPADTVNIYTAGKWHDAPVYRREDLQPGDVVSGVAMIVEATGTNIIELGWQGELTTENNLILRRKGENSQNLRLSTEKADAVMLEIFNNLFRAIAEQMGITLQNTSSSVNIKERLDFSCAIFDKYGQLVANAPHIPVHLGSMGESVKALIATKGERIQPGDVFAANNPYNGGTHLPDITVITPVFGDSLLFYVASRGHHADIGGITPGSMPPHSIKLQEEGILLDNFQLVKERKFQETELIDLLTNSPYPARNIQQNIADLQAQIAANQRGVQELGKMVNCYGLDVVNAYMQFVQDNAEAAVKRVISGLQNGSFRYELDNGSVICVDIKIDRENRTAKIDFTGTSAQQENNFNAPSSVCQAAVLYVFRTLVNDDIPLNAGCLKPLEIIIPKGCMLNPEYPAAVVAGNVETSQAVTDALYAALGIMAAAQGTMNNFTFGNARYQYYETICGGSGAGKNFAGTDAVHTHMTNSRLTDPEVLEWRFPVILENFSIRSGSGGQGIFSGGNGVIRRIYFREKMTAGILANRRIVAPFGLQGGESGKVGNNYVERCDGRVENLGSQATVEMDIGDVFVIETPGGGGYGNKK, from the coding sequence ATGAAGTGGGAATTCTGGATTGATCGGGGTGGTACTTTCACGGATATTGTAGCAAAACGTCCTGATGGTAAATTGGTGATTCATAAGCTACTATCAGAAAATCCCGAACAATACGCAGATGCACCAATACAAGGCATAAGAGATATTTTAGGTATATCTGGGGATGTGGCAATTCCTACAGAAGAGATTGCTGCCATCAAGATGGGAACAACAGTAGCAACGAATGCATTATTGGAAAGAAATGGCGATAGAGCTACGCTCCGCCGAAGCGGCGATCGCACTCTTTTAGTGATCACCCAGGGTTTCCGGGATGCACTGCGAATTGGATATCAAAATCGTCCAGATATTTTTGCCCAGGAAATCATTTTGCCCGAAATGCTCTATGAGCGGGTGGTGGAAGTAGAGGAACGTTACAGCGCCGAAGGTGAAGAGTTAGTACCCCTCAATTTTGATGCTGTACGTCCCCAATTGCAAGCAGCATACGATGATGGGATGCGCTCCTGCGCCATAGTTTTCATGCATGGTTATCGCTACCCGGAACATGAGCTTCAGGTGGCAGCGATCGCCAAACAAACAGGATTTTCCCAAGTATCAGTATCCCACGAAGTTAGCCCCTTGATGAAGTTAGTTAGTCGAGGGGATACAACTGTGGTAGATGCCTATTTATCACCAATTCTGCGGCGCTATGTGCAACAGGTGCAGAGTCAGTTACAAGGGGATGGTGCCTTACCGAAGTTAATGTTTATGCAATCCAATGGTGGGTTGGTGGATGCTGATAGCTTTCAAGGTAAAGATAGTGTCTTGTCTGGTCCGGCAGGGGGAATTGTTGGAGCGGTACAAACTAGCTTAGAAGCAGGATTTCAGAAGATTATTACTTTTGATATGGGTGGTACATCTACGGATGTAGCTCATTACAATGGTAACTATGAGCGCACCTTGGAAACGGAAGTGGCGGGGGTACGTCTGCGAACGCCAATGATGGCAATTCATACCGTAGCGGCAGGTGGTGGCTCTATTTTACACTTTGATGGTTGCCGTTACCGTGTCGGACCAGATTCGGCGGGGGCAAATCCTGGTGCTGCTGCCTATGGTAGGGGTGGTGCATTGACGGTGACTGATTGTAATGTGATGGTGGGTAAGTTGCAACCGCAGTTTTTCCCCCAGGTGTTTGGGGTGAATGCAGATTTACCCTTAGATGCAGAGATTGTCAGGCAAAAGTTTGGGGAGTTAGCCGCAGAGATTGGGGATGGGCGATCGCCTGTGGAGGTGGCTACGGGTTTCTTGGCGATCGCAGTGGATAAAATGGCAAATGCTATCAAAAAAGTTTCTCTGGAACGGGGATACGATGTTTCAGAATATACTTTGTGCTGTTTTGGAGGTGCGGGAGGGCAGCACGCTTGTTTGATTGCCGATGCTTTGGGGATGGAGCAGGTTTTAATTCATCCTTTTGCGGGAGTGTTATCTGCCTATGGTATGGGTTTGGCGGATGTGCGGGTGTTGCGAGAGCGGGCTGTGGAGGGGTTATTGGATGGGGAATTATGGCGAGAGTTGCAGGGGATATTGGGGGAGTTGGAGCGGGAAGCGAGGGAAGAATTAATTAGTCAAGATATTGAGGATGGGGGAGATATTAAGATAATCAGGCAAGTTTTGTTGAAATATCAGGGTACAGATACAGCTTTATTAGTAAATTTTGCTGATTTAGAGGTGATGATGGCAGAATTTGCTGATACTCATCACCAACGTTACGGTTTCACTCTCCCAGAAAAGGGACTGATTGTGGAGTCGGTGACGGTGGAGGCGGTTTATGGGATTAGAAGTCGGGAAAGGAAAGTATTTTCTCGTACAAGAAATACTCAGCCAGTGCCTGCCGATACTGTCAATATTTATACGGCTGGGAAGTGGCATGATGCACCAGTATATCGTCGAGAGGATTTGCAACCTGGTGATGTGGTGTCAGGTGTAGCAATGATTGTGGAAGCAACAGGAACTAATATTATTGAATTAGGATGGCAGGGAGAGCTAACAACAGAAAATAACTTGATTTTGCGACGAAAAGGCGAAAATTCCCAAAATTTACGGCTGAGTACTGAAAAAGCTGACGCGGTGATGTTGGAGATTTTCAATAACCTCTTTCGGGCGATCGCCGAGCAAATGGGTATTACTTTGCAAAATACTAGCTCCTCTGTCAATATCAAGGAACGCCTAGATTTTTCGTGTGCCATTTTTGATAAGTACGGACAGTTAGTTGCCAATGCACCCCATATTCCTGTACATCTTGGCTCCATGGGGGAGAGTGTTAAGGCATTAATTGCTACCAAGGGTGAGCGGATACAACCGGGAGATGTGTTTGCTGCAAATAATCCCTACAACGGAGGTACTCACCTACCGGATATTACCGTGATTACCCCGGTTTTTGGCGATTCTCTGCTATTTTACGTGGCTTCTCGCGGACATCATGCAGATATTGGGGGAATTACTCCCGGTTCCATGCCTCCCCATAGTATTAAATTACAGGAAGAAGGCATATTATTGGATAATTTTCAGTTAGTTAAGGAAAGAAAGTTTCAGGAAACAGAGTTAATTGATTTGTTGACAAATTCTCCCTATCCGGCTCGGAATATTCAGCAAAATATTGCAGATTTACAGGCACAAATTGCTGCTAATCAACGGGGTGTCCAGGAATTAGGTAAGATGGTTAATTGTTATGGTTTAGATGTCGTTAATGCCTATATGCAATTTGTTCAGGATAATGCGGAGGCGGCTGTCAAACGTGTGATTTCCGGTTTGCAAAATGGCAGTTTTCGCTATGAATTGGATAATGGCAGTGTTATTTGTGTTGATATCAAAATTGACAGGGAGAATCGCACGGCTAAAATAGATTTTACTGGGACTTCTGCACAGCAAGAAAATAATTTCAATGCTCCCTCCTCTGTATGTCAGGCAGCAGTTTTATATGTTTTTCGTACTCTGGTGAATGATGATATTCCTTTGAATGCAGGTTGTTTGAAACCTTTAGAAATTATCATCCCCAAAGGATGTATGTTAAATCCAGAATATCCGGCGGCAGTTGTGGCTGGAAATGTGGAAACTTCCCAAGCTGTAACTGATGCTTTGTATGCGGCTTTAGGGATTATGGCTGCTGCCCAAGGAACAATGAATAATTTTACCTTTGGAAATGCCAGATATCAATATTATGAGACAATTTGTGGTGGTTCGGGGGCTGGGAAAAATTTTGCTGGTACTGATGCAGTGCATACCCACATGACAAATTCTCGACTCACGGATCCAGAAGTTTTAGAATGGCGATTTCCGGTGATTTTAGAAAATTTTAGCATCCGTAGTGGTAGTGGCGGTCAGGGAATTTTTTCGGGGGGAAATGGGGTAATTCGACGTATTTATTTTCGGGAAAAAATGACTGCGGGTATTCTGGCAAATCGTCGCATAGTTGCCCCCTTTGGGTTACAGGGTGGAGAGTCGGGTAAGGTGGGTAATAACTATGTAGAAAGATGTGATGGGAGAGTAGAAAATTTGGGCAGTCAAGCAACTGTGGAGATGGATATCGGTGATGTGTTTGTAATTGAAACTCCCGGTGGTGGGGGGTATGGGAATAAGAAGTAA